From Bosea sp. NBC_00550, the proteins below share one genomic window:
- a CDS encoding rod-binding protein, with amino-acid sequence MTAALALPAANLALGIAGKVASGIADALDPAKAKAKKQADDFETMFLEQMTDRLTASDGTEGPLGENGTGGGIWRSQLSQQYAKQIQKAGGIGLSDQIMRDLISLQEKAAGGAQNVGG; translated from the coding sequence ATGACTGCTGCCCTCGCGCTTCCCGCCGCCAACCTCGCCCTCGGTATCGCCGGCAAGGTCGCCAGCGGCATCGCCGATGCGCTCGATCCGGCCAAGGCCAAGGCGAAGAAGCAGGCCGACGACTTCGAGACGATGTTTCTCGAACAGATGACCGACCGCCTGACCGCCAGCGACGGCACCGAAGGCCCGCTCGGCGAAAACGGCACGGGCGGCGGTATCTGGCGCTCGCAGCTCAGCCAGCAATACGCCAAGCAGATCCAGAAGGCCGGCGGCATTGGCCTGTCCGACCAGATCATGCGCGACCTGATCAGCCTGCAGGAAAAGGCCGCCGGCGGGGCGCAGAATGTCGGCGGCTAA
- a CDS encoding flagellar basal body P-ring protein FlgI, whose product MFRNSALTTLLKPLAALLAVAVGLSAQPVFGLSRIKDLAAVEGVRTNQLLGYGIVVGLNGTGDTLNNTPFTKQSLQAMLERLGVNTRGANMRTANVAAVMVTANLPPFSTQGTRVDVTVSAMGDSKSLQGGTLLVTPLLGADGEVYAVSQGPVAISGFSAEGDATKITRGVPTVGRIANGGVVEREIDFALNKLSTLRLSLRNPDLTTARRMAAAINDFVGGDSAEPTDPSTVVLQIPPRFKGNMIRLLTDIEQLRIEPDQLARIVIDERSGIIVMGKDVRVSTVAVAQGNLTVTISETPQVSQPNEFARGRTVVTPQTSVKVDTGGGNKLALVKESVTLAELVDGLNALGIGPRDLISILQAIKSAGALQAEIEVM is encoded by the coding sequence ATGTTCCGCAACTCCGCCCTGACGACGCTGCTGAAGCCGCTGGCCGCCCTGCTGGCCGTGGCGGTCGGCCTGTCGGCACAGCCGGTGTTCGGGCTGTCTCGGATCAAGGATCTCGCCGCGGTCGAGGGCGTGCGCACCAACCAGCTGCTCGGTTACGGCATCGTCGTCGGCCTCAACGGCACGGGCGACACGCTGAACAACACGCCTTTCACCAAGCAGTCGCTGCAGGCGATGCTGGAGCGCCTCGGCGTCAACACGCGCGGCGCCAACATGCGCACCGCCAACGTCGCCGCCGTGATGGTCACCGCCAACCTGCCGCCCTTCTCGACGCAGGGCACCCGCGTCGACGTCACCGTTTCGGCGATGGGCGACTCCAAGTCGCTGCAGGGCGGCACGTTGCTGGTCACACCGCTGCTCGGCGCCGATGGCGAGGTCTACGCCGTCTCGCAGGGGCCCGTGGCGATCTCCGGCTTCTCGGCCGAGGGCGATGCCACCAAGATCACCCGCGGCGTGCCGACCGTCGGCCGCATCGCCAATGGCGGCGTGGTCGAGCGCGAAATCGATTTCGCCCTGAACAAGCTCTCGACGCTGCGCCTCTCGCTGCGCAACCCGGACCTGACCACGGCCCGCCGCATGGCCGCCGCGATCAACGACTTCGTCGGCGGCGACTCGGCCGAGCCGACCGACCCCTCGACCGTGGTCCTCCAGATCCCGCCGCGCTTCAAGGGCAACATGATCCGGCTGCTGACCGATATCGAGCAACTGCGCATCGAGCCCGACCAGCTCGCCCGCATCGTCATCGACGAGCGCTCAGGCATCATCGTGATGGGCAAGGATGTCCGCGTCTCCACCGTCGCGGTGGCGCAGGGCAACCTGACCGTGACCATCAGCGAGACGCCGCAAGTCTCGCAGCCCAACGAATTCGCCCGTGGTCGGACGGTGGTGACGCCGCAGACCAGCGTCAAGGTCGACACCGGCGGCGGCAACAAGCTCGCCCTCGTCAAGGAAAGCGTGACGCTGGCCGAGCTCGTCGACGGGCTCAACGCGCTGGGCATCGGCCCGCGCGACCTGATCTCCATTCTCCAGGCCATCAAGTCGGCAGGTGCGCTGCAGGCCGAAATCGAGGTGATGTGA